A stretch of Saccharothrix texasensis DNA encodes these proteins:
- a CDS encoding NAD(P)H-hydrate dehydratase produces MPPRVQPEPITSALLREWPRGREDGGTVLVVGGSRRVPGAVLLSGIAALRTGAVTLQLAVADRHASGLGLAVPEALVVGLPETESGAVSRAAADELGDLVADASAVVVGPGLVDPDETAALLERLLPATRGPVVLDAFALGALGLHPSLGDPVRGRVVLTPNVVEGGYLLGSEVEDHVEAAVAIAGKYDAVVNLMGVVAAPDGRVWQDGTGHVGLSTSGSGDVLAGLVGGMLARESDPALATCWAGHVHAMAGQRLVPRTGLTGMLARELLDEVPRVLAELRSR; encoded by the coding sequence ATGCCACCACGCGTTCAGCCTGAGCCCATCACGTCGGCCCTGTTGCGGGAGTGGCCGCGAGGACGCGAGGACGGCGGCACCGTGCTGGTCGTGGGCGGCTCGCGGCGCGTGCCGGGCGCGGTGCTGCTCAGCGGGATCGCGGCGCTGCGGACCGGCGCGGTGACGCTTCAGCTGGCCGTGGCGGACCGGCACGCCTCCGGCCTCGGCTTGGCGGTGCCCGAGGCGCTGGTGGTGGGCCTGCCGGAGACGGAGTCGGGTGCGGTGTCGCGCGCGGCGGCGGACGAGCTGGGTGACCTGGTGGCGGACGCCTCGGCGGTGGTCGTCGGGCCCGGCCTGGTCGACCCGGACGAGACGGCCGCCCTGCTGGAGCGGTTGCTGCCCGCGACGCGGGGGCCCGTGGTGCTCGACGCGTTCGCACTGGGCGCGCTGGGCCTGCACCCGTCGCTGGGCGACCCGGTGCGCGGTCGGGTGGTGCTCACGCCGAACGTGGTGGAGGGCGGGTACCTGCTGGGGTCGGAGGTCGAGGACCACGTGGAGGCCGCGGTGGCGATAGCCGGGAAGTACGACGCGGTGGTGAACCTGATGGGCGTGGTGGCGGCGCCGGACGGCCGGGTCTGGCAGGACGGCACCGGGCACGTCGGGCTGTCCACCTCGGGCAGCGGCGACGTGCTGGCCGGGCTGGTCGGCGGGATGCTGGCCCGCGAGTCCGACCCGGCGCTCGCCACCTGCTGGGCCGGGCACGTGCACGCGATGGCCGGGCAGCGGCTGGTGCCGCGCACCGGGCTGACCGGGATGCTGGCCCGCGAGCTGCTGGACGAGGTGCCGCGCGTGCTGGCGGAACTGCGGTCGCGCTAG